The nucleotide window TGAAGTGGGACAATTTTTGAGCAAGGAGAGCCATTAAGGTTTAGGATAATATGGCGACATTCTATGCTGTTATGCGATTATATTCCATAAGACGATGATATTCTTCTTAACATTTTTAGAAAAGCATATAAACATAAATGTCCCCATTTCTCGCCCCAGGATTGAACCCATTCCAAGGAATAAAGGGCTATGTGCGGAAGGTTTGTGGTTTATAATTTAAGAGAACATTTTCAAATTGACCAGACCTCGGTTCACGTTCAGCCAAACTACAATGTTGCACCCTCCCAGGAAATCCCCTTAATCCTCAAAGAGGACAGCAAAAGCCACCTGGAAAATTTTCATTGGGGCCTGGTTCCTTTCTGGGCAAAAGACAAATCCATCGGGAATCGCCTGATAAACGCCAGGCGGGAAACGGTAGCTGAAAAACCTGCATTCCGGGCAGCCTTTAAAAAAAGAAGGTGCCTGATACCCGCCAATGGGTTTTATGAATGGCGGGAAAAAGACGGGAAAAAGCAGCCCTATTACATCACCTTGCCATCTGATGATCCTTTTGCTTTTGCCGGTCTCTGGGAAACCTGGGACAAGGAAGATCCGCCCTATAAATCCTGTTTGCTCATCACCACGGCTGCAGCCGAATCCGTTCAACCGATCCATAACCGGATGCCGGTGATCCTGAAGCCGGAATATTATGAAAAATGGCTTGATCCGGATGCAAAGGACCCTAAGGAAATTCTTTCGGGCGGGATGTTCACGGAGTTCAAATTTTACCCGGTTTCAAAAAGGGTTAACAGCGCGGTGTGGAATGAGCCGGGGTGTATTGCGCGGGTTGGGGTTGGGGTTGGGGTTGGGGGGGGAATAGGGGGGATGTTTTATTAATCTTTGCTTCATAGGTATTGGCCGATTTCCGTTTTAATATAATCGTGGAGCTAATAATGATGTTCTCGTAAAAGTCTTAAAAACGCCATTTTTGCAAATTGCTAACTCATCATTTCAATGAGTTAGCAATTTTAAAACTGGAAATATTGACTTTTTACGGCTCCGCAAATAATATTTATTGGGTGTTAAAATTTTATTTTTCTATAAATTGACCGATATCTATTTTAACAAGTTTAAAATTAAATCATTATATTATTTATTTTGTTATCAGTAGTTAAAAAAATAATCGTGGTTATAAATGTGTTGACAAAAATAGTTTTTTATAGCAAGAGATACAGGCTTTAAAATAAATAAATGACTCAATTAAATCATGTTATTTCATATAAATACCTTATTTGTAACTCTAAGAGAATGGGAGAAATTGGAATGGGTCATGCTCTTTTGCCAGAGGAAATACTAATAGGTATGCTAAAAATTGGGAAATTTAATAAGTTTATAGCACCGAGTCATTTTTTGCACCGAACAGTTTACGACCTCAGAAAGAACGCAAAATTTACAGCTCTTTTAAAACCATTTCGATTTTCTGGATCCCCTGCCGCACCTTTTTCAGAGGTGCTGGAGCACGCCTTATTCAATCTCCAATATTCTAACAAATTAAAACGATTTAATCCTGATTTGGTAGAATATCAGACTTCTGAAGAAACAGATATATATTATGATAAAATTGTAAAACCCAAAATTGATTCTGATCTTCAAAAAACCATTTCTGATTTAGCACTAAAAATCACCAGTTTGCAAAGTAAGTCCTGATAAGCCAGTGCAAAAGAAAGAAGATTTTTTAAAAAACATTGAAGACTTCGCAGAAGCCTTTATTGGAACTGAAAAAAATTTTCAAATTTTCGCATCTGAAAAAATAATAAATGATGCTGTCTGGGGCACACATCGCTTTGAACCTTTCGAATTATCTGTAATTAGCCTGCCAATTATTCAACGGTTAAGACAAATAAGGCAGATGGGTTTTGTGAATTATGTGTATCCTTCAGCATTACACTCAAGGTTTGAACATACTTTAGGAACTGCAATACTGGCAGAAAAACTTTTTTTCAGTTCAAAGAAAAAAGGAGAAAAGTTTTTAGACGACAAAGATCTAATTAATATTAGACTTTCAGCTTTGTTACACGATATTGGGCATTGCCTATTCTCGCATTCATCAGAACTTCTTTATGGCGATTTACTTACTCCTTTTATTGAAGATGAAAAGTTCGAAGCAGACCCAAAACCCCATGAATATTTGACTTACAGGTTAATTAAGACCAAAGCTTTCTCTAATTTTTTTAGTTTTATTTCGAATAAATACAGAATAAGTATTGACCAAGCCGAAGTGGCAAATTTTGTTATTGGGTCGCCATCATCTGAAACAAATCGTTTTAAATCTAGTATTATTAATGGTGCATTTGATGCAGACAAACTTGACTATATTTATCGAGATAGCAGGTTTAGCGGACTGCCATTGCTATTAGATTTAGATAGATTGATGCATGAGATAGCAATATCAGATTTTAGGGAAATTAGAAGTGATATTGAGATAAAGGATCTTACTATTGGGATTTCTGGTGTTTCAAGTCTAGAACAAATTATTTTCAATAAAATGCTTCTTTTTTCAACTATATATCACCACCAAAAAGTTAAAGCTTGTGACTGCATGTTTAAAGGCGTTTATGAATATATTATTGAAAACAATATTGAGCTACCGTTTAGAGGTAAAAAACTCTCCTTTAGGAATGCATGTGATTTTCTTTGGTTTACTGATACGGAATTCATGGCAGTAGGGATTCAGACTGCCGATGATGAAATTCACCGTATGATCATAATATATTGTATAGGAGACCTTTGAAAAGAGCTTTAGTGATAAGTAGAAAAACGATTCATGCGGGTGATATTCTGCAGTTTCTGTCAACCAAAATTAATAATGAAGAAAAAGAGATTGAGCTACGAAGTATTGCAAAGAAAATTTGGGAGGATGCAGGAAAGCCATGTTCCAAACATGACGTATGGATTGATATACCTAAGCCTCCATCCTTTAAAGAATCATCAGCGACATTTATTAGGACAAATAAAACAGACGCGGATAAAGATCTTAAACCATTGTCGGAATTTTTTCCGACTCAGCAGTGGACAGATCAGTATAACACCCACAAGCTAAAAGGGCACCTTTTTTGTCCGGACGATTGCAAAGCTAAAATAGCCAAGTCAGCACTGAATATATTTAAAAG belongs to Patescibacteria group bacterium and includes:
- a CDS encoding SOS response-associated peptidase produces the protein MCGRFVVYNLREHFQIDQTSVHVQPNYNVAPSQEIPLILKEDSKSHLENFHWGLVPFWAKDKSIGNRLINARRETVAEKPAFRAAFKKRRCLIPANGFYEWREKDGKKQPYYITLPSDDPFAFAGLWETWDKEDPPYKSCLLITTAAAESVQPIHNRMPVILKPEYYEKWLDPDAKDPKEILSGGMFTEFKFYPVSKRVNSAVWNEPGCIARVGVGVGVGGGIGGMFY
- a CDS encoding HD domain-containing protein; this translates as MQKKEDFLKNIEDFAEAFIGTEKNFQIFASEKIINDAVWGTHRFEPFELSVISLPIIQRLRQIRQMGFVNYVYPSALHSRFEHTLGTAILAEKLFFSSKKKGEKFLDDKDLINIRLSALLHDIGHCLFSHSSELLYGDLLTPFIEDEKFEADPKPHEYLTYRLIKTKAFSNFFSFISNKYRISIDQAEVANFVIGSPSSETNRFKSSIINGAFDADKLDYIYRDSRFSGLPLLLDLDRLMHEIAISDFREIRSDIEIKDLTIGISGVSSLEQIIFNKMLLFSTIYHHQKVKACDCMFKGVYEYIIENNIELPFRGKKLSFRNACDFLWFTDTEFMAVGIQTADDEIHRMIIIYCIGDL